The following proteins come from a genomic window of Pseudomonas sp. WJP1:
- a CDS encoding DEAD/DEAH box helicase → MNLPIPADSALTGFHPAVSAWFSKTFATVTAAQARAWPLIRQRRSTLIAAPTGSGKTLTAFLAVIDDLVHRGLETTEGLADETLVVYVSPLKALSNDIQINLQDPLAGITEQLRVMGLPELRISTAVRTGDTPQKDRSAMRKTAPHILVTTPESLYVLLGSDSGRKMLGTARTVIVDEIHAIAASKRGSHLALSLERLQALCAEPLVRIGLSATQKPIEAVSRFLVGHERPCEIVDIGHARPRDLGIEVPHVPLSAVMANDVWELVYDRLAALAREHRTTLIFVNTRRLAERLSRHLSERLGKDAVAAHHGSLAKEFRLDAEQRLKRGELQVLIATASLELGIDIGDVDLVCQIASPRSIAGFLQRVGRSGHQVGGTPKGRLFATTRDDLIECVALLDCVRRGELDTLLIPEAPLDVLAQQIIAEVSCQEWPEDALLALFRQASPYAALDEKHYQALLRMLAEGYNGRQGIRSAYLHRDAVNRTLRGRRGAKLTAVTSGGTIPDNADYSVLLEPQALNIGSVNEDFAVESIAGDVFQLGNTSYRILRVETGKVRVEDAQGQPPTIPFWLGEAPGRSAELSFAVARLQAHLDVLLGATPGNLQPSLDWLTDNLGLNLACAEQLVEYLARARQALGALPSQDTLLMERFFDESGGTQLIIHSPFGSRINRAWGLALRKRFCRTFNFELQAAASEDAIVLSLSTSHSFELDEVWRYLHSNSAEHILTQAVLDAPLFGVRWRWNAGVALALPRYTGGRKVAPQIQRMKSEDLIASVFPDQIACVENLVGEREVPEHPLVEQTLDDCLHDAMDSEGWLALLRRMERGEIRLISRDLPAPSPLAAEILSARPYTFLDDAPLEERRTQAVINRRWSEPQSTDDLGALDAEAIAAVREEAWPTPGGVDEMHEALMSLACITEAEAGANAPWLDWLNTLADSGRACRINPSLWLARERLTCLRAIYPQAVLLPALEALPGFDEHWEADDAVLEVIRARLSAFGPLPLKAIAAPLQLPETQITQALAQLEREGYVLRGRFTPGSTEDEWCERHLLARIHRYTVKRLRREIEPVALQDFMRFLFDWQHLSDATRGHGSAMLPAIVAQFEGYPAAASAWDSDLLPARLKDYSPTWLDEACRSGKLVWTRLTARNRSTGTALRSTPILLLPRQRVGLWSDLTEQTPVSELSPKTQKVHAALSQHGALFFDELIHEAHLLRTELEIALQELVGAGLVNADSFAGLRALITPASKRQQRSSRRGRGAFVGGMDDAGRWALLRRGVAALVVDNSRPAPTPADTLEHIAMTLLRRYGVVFWRLLEREADWLPSWRELLRTFHRLEARGEIRGGRFVSGLAGEQFALPEAIPLLREVRRRPHDGSLIAVCGVDPLNLAGTLLPGAKVPALASNRLVYRDGLPAAAQIAGKPCFWLELDQQAMSEVQSKLIRH, encoded by the coding sequence CCCTGATTGCCGCGCCCACCGGTTCCGGCAAGACCCTCACCGCCTTCCTCGCCGTCATCGACGACCTGGTCCACCGCGGCCTGGAAACCACTGAAGGCCTGGCGGACGAAACTCTGGTGGTCTATGTCTCGCCGCTCAAGGCGCTGTCCAACGACATCCAGATCAACCTGCAAGACCCGCTGGCCGGCATCACCGAGCAGTTGCGGGTGATGGGCCTGCCCGAGCTGCGGATCAGCACCGCCGTGCGCACCGGCGATACCCCGCAAAAAGACCGCTCGGCGATGCGCAAGACCGCGCCGCACATCCTGGTCACCACCCCGGAATCGCTCTACGTACTGCTCGGCTCCGACTCAGGCCGAAAAATGCTCGGCACCGCACGCACGGTGATCGTCGACGAAATCCACGCCATCGCCGCCAGCAAGCGCGGCAGCCATCTGGCCCTGAGCCTGGAACGCTTGCAGGCACTGTGCGCCGAACCGCTGGTGCGCATCGGCCTGTCGGCCACGCAAAAACCCATCGAGGCGGTGTCGCGCTTCCTGGTGGGCCACGAGCGCCCTTGCGAGATCGTCGATATCGGCCACGCCCGTCCACGGGACCTGGGCATCGAAGTACCACACGTGCCGCTCTCGGCGGTGATGGCCAATGATGTCTGGGAACTGGTCTACGACCGTCTTGCCGCCCTCGCCCGCGAACACCGCACCACGCTGATTTTCGTCAACACCCGGCGCCTGGCCGAACGCCTGAGCCGGCACCTGAGCGAACGCCTGGGCAAGGACGCCGTGGCCGCCCACCACGGCAGCCTGGCCAAGGAGTTTCGCCTGGACGCCGAACAGCGGCTCAAGCGCGGCGAGCTACAGGTGTTGATCGCCACCGCGTCGCTGGAACTGGGCATCGACATTGGCGACGTCGACCTGGTGTGCCAGATCGCTTCGCCGCGCTCGATTGCCGGCTTTCTGCAACGGGTCGGTCGCTCCGGGCACCAGGTCGGCGGCACACCCAAGGGCCGCTTGTTCGCCACCACCCGCGACGACCTGATTGAATGCGTCGCGCTGCTCGATTGCGTGCGCCGAGGCGAGCTCGACACCCTGCTGATCCCCGAGGCGCCGCTGGACGTCCTGGCGCAACAGATCATTGCCGAAGTCAGTTGCCAGGAATGGCCGGAGGACGCGTTGCTCGCGCTATTCCGGCAGGCCTCGCCCTATGCCGCGCTCGACGAAAAACATTATCAGGCGTTGCTGCGGATGCTTGCCGAGGGCTACAACGGGCGTCAGGGAATCCGCAGCGCCTATCTGCACCGCGACGCCGTGAACCGTACCCTGCGCGGTCGTCGCGGCGCCAAGCTGACAGCCGTGACCAGCGGCGGAACGATTCCGGACAACGCCGACTACAGCGTGTTGCTGGAACCGCAAGCGCTGAACATCGGCAGCGTCAACGAAGATTTCGCCGTGGAAAGCATCGCTGGCGATGTGTTCCAGTTGGGCAATACCTCGTACCGGATCCTGCGGGTCGAAACCGGCAAGGTCCGGGTCGAAGACGCTCAGGGCCAACCTCCGACCATTCCGTTCTGGCTCGGTGAAGCGCCGGGGCGCAGTGCGGAGCTGTCGTTCGCCGTCGCGCGCCTGCAAGCACATCTCGATGTGCTGCTGGGCGCCACGCCCGGCAACTTGCAACCCAGCCTCGATTGGCTGACCGACAACCTCGGCCTGAACCTGGCCTGCGCCGAACAATTGGTCGAATACCTCGCCCGTGCGCGCCAGGCCCTCGGCGCCCTGCCCTCGCAAGACACACTGCTGATGGAGCGGTTTTTCGATGAATCGGGCGGTACGCAACTGATCATCCACAGCCCGTTCGGCAGCCGCATCAACCGCGCCTGGGGCCTGGCCCTGCGCAAGCGTTTTTGCCGCACCTTCAATTTCGAATTGCAGGCCGCCGCCAGCGAGGACGCCATCGTCCTGTCGCTGTCCACCAGCCACAGCTTTGAGCTGGATGAGGTCTGGCGCTATCTGCACAGCAACAGCGCGGAACACATACTGACCCAGGCGGTGCTCGATGCGCCGCTGTTCGGCGTGCGCTGGCGCTGGAATGCCGGCGTGGCGCTGGCGTTGCCGCGCTATACGGGCGGGCGCAAGGTCGCGCCGCAGATCCAGCGCATGAAAAGTGAAGACCTGATCGCCAGCGTGTTTCCCGATCAGATTGCCTGCGTGGAAAACCTGGTCGGCGAACGGGAAGTTCCCGAGCATCCGCTGGTGGAGCAAACCCTCGACGATTGCCTGCACGACGCGATGGACAGCGAAGGCTGGCTGGCGTTGTTACGGCGCATGGAACGCGGTGAGATCCGCCTGATCAGCCGCGACCTGCCGGCGCCCTCGCCACTGGCGGCGGAAATACTCAGCGCCCGGCCTTACACCTTTCTTGACGATGCGCCGCTGGAAGAGCGCCGCACGCAAGCCGTCATCAATCGGCGCTGGAGCGAGCCGCAATCCACCGATGACCTCGGTGCGTTGGACGCCGAGGCGATTGCCGCCGTGCGCGAAGAAGCCTGGCCGACACCCGGCGGTGTCGATGAAATGCACGAGGCGCTGATGAGCCTGGCGTGCATTACCGAAGCCGAGGCCGGCGCCAACGCCCCTTGGCTCGATTGGTTGAATACCCTGGCCGACAGCGGCCGTGCCTGTCGCATCAACCCTTCACTCTGGCTGGCGCGGGAACGACTGACCTGCCTGCGGGCCATTTATCCACAGGCTGTTTTGTTGCCGGCGCTGGAGGCGTTGCCGGGGTTCGATGAACACTGGGAAGCCGACGACGCCGTGCTTGAAGTGATCCGCGCACGGCTCAGCGCTTTTGGCCCACTGCCGCTGAAGGCGATTGCCGCACCGCTGCAATTGCCGGAGACACAAATCACCCAGGCGCTGGCACAACTTGAACGCGAAGGCTACGTGCTGCGCGGTCGCTTCACTCCGGGCAGCACTGAAGATGAGTGGTGCGAGCGACATTTGCTGGCGCGGATTCATCGCTACACCGTCAAGCGCCTGCGCCGGGAAATCGAGCCCGTGGCCTTGCAGGATTTCATGCGATTTCTGTTCGACTGGCAGCACCTGTCCGATGCCACCCGAGGCCATGGCAGCGCGATGTTACCGGCGATCGTCGCTCAGTTCGAAGGCTACCCCGCCGCCGCTTCGGCCTGGGATAGCGACCTTTTGCCCGCGAGGCTCAAGGACTATTCGCCCACCTGGCTCGATGAGGCGTGCCGTAGCGGCAAGCTGGTCTGGACCCGGCTGACCGCACGCAACCGTAGCACCGGCACGGCGCTGCGCAGCACGCCGATCCTGTTGTTGCCGCGTCAACGGGTCGGGCTCTGGAGCGACCTGACCGAGCAGACGCCCGTCAGCGAACTGTCGCCCAAGACACAGAAGGTTCACGCCGCCCTCAGCCAGCACGGCGCGCTGTTTTTCGATGAGCTGATTCACGAAGCCCACTTATTGCGCACGGAACTGGAAATCGCCCTGCAGGAACTGGTCGGCGCCGGACTGGTGAACGCCGACAGTTTTGCCGGCCTGCGGGCGCTGATTACGCCGGCCAGCAAGCGCCAGCAGCGTAGCAGCCGCCGTGGGCGCGGGGCCTTTGTCGGCGGCATGGACGATGCCGGGCGCTGGGCCTTGTTGCGCCGCGGGGTGGCCGCGCTGGTTGTGGATAACTCGCGGCCGGCGCCAACACCGGCAGACACCCTGGAACACATCGCCATGACCTTGTTGCGCCGCTACGGCGTGGTGTTCTGGCGCTTGCTGGAACGGGAGGCCGATTGGCTGCCGAGCTGGCGGGAATTGCTGCGTACCTTCCATCGGCTGGAGGCGCGCGGCGAGATTCGTGGCGGGCGCTTTGTCAGCGGCTTGGCGGGCGAACAGTTCGCGCTGCCGGAGGCGATTCCGTTGCTGCGCGAAGTACGGCGCCGGCCCCATGACGGTAGCTTGATCGCGGTCTGCGGGGTCGATCCGCTGAACCTCGCCGGCACCCTGCTGCCCGGTGCGAAAGTGCCGGCGCTGGCAAGTAATCGACTGGTGTATCGCGATGGTTTGCCGGCTGCCGCGCAGATAGCTGGCAAGCCGTGTTTTTGGCTGGAGCTGGATCAGCAGGCGATGTCTGAGGTGCAGAGCAAGCTGATCCGGCATTAG